DNA from Petropleomorpha daqingensis:
CCACCGCGCTGGCGATCCGGCTCGCGGCAGCGGTCGACGGCGGCGAGCAGGCCTTCCTGCGCCTGGCCGGCGCCGCGGCCAAGTTCTGGGTCTGCAAGCGCACCCCCTCCGTCGTCGCCGAGGCCCTGGAGGTGCTCGGCGGCAACGGCTACGTCGAGGAGTCCGGCCTGCCGCGGCTGTACCGGCAGGCGCCGCTCAACTCGATCTGGGAGGGCTCGGGCAACGTGATCGCCCTCGACGTCCTCCGGGCGATGGGACGGCAGTCGGACTCCCTCGCCGCCGTCGTCGCGGAGATCGACCTGGCCCGCGGCGCCGATGCCCGCTTCGACGACGCGGTCAAGCGGCTCTCGGCGGAGCTCGGCGACCCCGACGACCTCCCGCTGCGGGCCCGCCGGGTGGCCGGCCTGCTGGCGCTGTGCCTGCAGGGGTCGCTGCTGCTGCGGTTCGCGCCGTCCGCCGTCGCGGATGCGTTCTGCGCCACACGCCTGGGCGGCGACTGGGGCGCTGTCCTGGGCACTCTCCCCGCGGGGACGCCGACACGCCAGATCGTCGACAGGGGACGGATCACACCGTTGTGATCTGCCCCCGTCGGGCCACTACTCTCGGGGGTGCGCCGGTTCCGTAGTGTCCGGTGACATCCAGGTCGGCCGGTGCCGCGGTGCTCCGCGGCAGTGGTGCGACGCGCCGCGGGGGACAGGGAAGCGGACAGCGTGGATTCTCAGGACGTCGACCGGACGACGGTCCCGCACGATCCGCTGCACGCCATCCCCGATGCGGTCTTCCAGCTCGACCGGCAGTGGCGGTTCACCTACGTCAACCCGGCCGGTGAGCGGCTGCTCGCCGCCACGGCCGACGAGCTGCTCGGCCACACCATCGACGACTGCCGGCCCGACATCAGCGGCACGCTGCTGGCCGATCAGCTGGTCACCGTCGTGGGCGACGGCCAGCCGCGGGCCTTCGAGTACGTGCACGAGGCCTCCCAGCGCTGGTACGAGATCCGGGCCAACCCCGGCGAGTTCGGCGTCACGGTGTTCGTCCGCGACATCGACGACCGCAGGCGCGACGACCAGCTGCGCCGGGCGCGGACCAGCCAGCTCACCGCGATCCTCGAGTCGCTGCCGGCCGCGACCGTCCTGGTCGGGGAGGACGGCCGGATCCTCACCGCCAACGCGGCGTGGATCCGCAACGGGGAGCTGCTCCGCGAGGCCGGGATCGAGCCCGGAGGCGTCGGCGACGACTACCTGGACAGCATGGCCAAGGGCGTCGACCCCGAGGACCACGCGATCCTGGCGGCCGGCCTCGAGGAGCTGATCCACGGCCCGGAGGACGTGCCGCCGTTCGACCACGAATACTGCGCCCCGCTCGGGCCGACGTCGGCCTGGTTCCGGATGCAGGCCTCCCGGGTGGTCGCCTCGCGCGACGTCGTCATCAGCCACACCGACGTCACCGAGAAGGTGGTGGGGGAGCGGGCGCTGGCCTGGCAGGCCAGTCACGACGAGCTGACCGGCCTGGCCAACCGCTCCCGGATGCTCGAGCTCATCGGCGAGGCGCTCACCGACCCCGAGACCAGGACGACGGCGCTGCTGCACCTCGACCTGGACGGCTTCAAGACCGTCAACGACTCCCTCGGCCACCAGGTCGGCGACGCGCTGCTGCGGCAGGTGGCCTACCGGCTGGTCGAGCAGGTCCGTCCCGGGGACGCCGTGGGGCGGCTGGCCGGCGACCAGTTCCTCGTGCTGGCCCGTGACGTCGACTCCAACGAGGCCGCCGCGCTGGCCTTCCGGCTGCAGACCTCCTTCGCCGCGCCGTTCCCCGCCGAGGGCCTGTCGGTGCCGCTGTCGGCGAGCATCGGGGTCGCCGTGGCCGCCCACGGCAGCGAGGACGCCCACGGCCTGCTCAGCGACGCCGACTCGGCGATGTACGCGGCCAAGGCAGCCGGCCGCGACCGCGTCCACCTGTTCTCCGCCGGGCTCCGGGACGCGGCGCGCTGGCGGCTGGAGGTGGCGACCCGGCTCCGCGACGGCGCTCTGGACGAGCTCGTCGTCCACTACCAGCCGATCGTCCGGCTGGACACCGGCGCCGTGGAGGGTGTGGAGGCGCTGGTCCGCTGGCAGCACCCGGAGCGCGGGCTGCTCCCGCCGGACAACTTCCT
Protein-coding regions in this window:
- a CDS encoding putative bifunctional diguanylate cyclase/phosphodiesterase; this translates as MDSQDVDRTTVPHDPLHAIPDAVFQLDRQWRFTYVNPAGERLLAATADELLGHTIDDCRPDISGTLLADQLVTVVGDGQPRAFEYVHEASQRWYEIRANPGEFGVTVFVRDIDDRRRDDQLRRARTSQLTAILESLPAATVLVGEDGRILTANAAWIRNGELLREAGIEPGGVGDDYLDSMAKGVDPEDHAILAAGLEELIHGPEDVPPFDHEYCAPLGPTSAWFRMQASRVVASRDVVISHTDVTEKVVGERALAWQASHDELTGLANRSRMLELIGEALTDPETRTTALLHLDLDGFKTVNDSLGHQVGDALLRQVAYRLVEQVRPGDAVGRLAGDQFLVLARDVDSNEAAALAFRLQTSFAAPFPAEGLSVPLSASIGVAVAAHGSEDAHGLLSDADSAMYAAKAAGRDRVHLFSAGLRDAARWRLEVATRLRDGALDELVVHYQPIVRLDTGAVEGVEALVRWQHPERGLLPPDNFLSVAEETGQLIPMTRWLLRETCRNAAQWAHMGLPLRIAVNISARHFATETLVRDVRTALRESELQPEQLTLELTETSLAEDPARAEEQLSVLRSFGVRVAIDDFGTGWSSLAQLLALPIGTLKIDRSLLTAAERVSGPDAGDVLAAIVALTRTLGIRSVAEGVETAEHLRLVRQAGCDLAQGWLLGQPMSADQLPSWVRAVQEAGGDRCALALEGTRR